Genomic segment of Candidatus Obscuribacterales bacterium:
ACCTGGTTTTGGTGGCTCGGACTCGTGGTGTTCATTGCCTTTTTGCCCAATGCTCCCTATCTGCTTACGGATGTGGTGCATCTGATTCGGGCAACTCAGGCCGGCTACTCAACCTGGGTGATTGCCGTCTTTATGATTCCAGTGCATATCACGGCCATTTTGCTGGGTACCGAAGCCTATGTTATGGCTGTGATTAACCAAAGTTATTACCTTTTGCAACACCGGGCTAGGCGCTTTGTATTACCCGCTGAGTTGCTCACCCATGCTCTTTGTGCCGTTGGTGTGTACCTCGGGCGCTTTATTCGATTTAATAGCTGGGATCTGGTTACCCGTCCGGATGAGGTCTTAGTCACAACCCTGAATCATCTCACCTCCGAGCGACCGCTGGTCGTCATGTTTGGCACCTTCGTCATTTTGACGGTGGTGTACTGGGTGATGAAGCAGATTACCATTGGGCTACTTTTGCGTGTGCGCTATGCTCGCCAAGGGCGCAATGTGTTCAAAGAAGCTCTAGACTAGTTTTCCCCAGCACCTCAGCGGCGGTCTATCCGTCAAGGATAGACACATCAAGGGCTCCGTGGGATTGCGGATGCTTGCCCTTGAGCGATGAATCTTGGGATTGCCATTCGGGAGGGTCGCCGTCGTCTGATAGACTTTTAGATCGAGACGCCGTACGCAGCATAACAATCCGTTGG
This window contains:
- a CDS encoding DUF1361 domain-containing protein; its protein translation is MAFIPLALSFWLFRWRQARTWFWWLGLVVFIAFLPNAPYLLTDVVHLIRATQAGYSTWVIAVFMIPVHITAILLGTEAYVMAVINQSYYLLQHRARRFVLPAELLTHALCAVGVYLGRFIRFNSWDLVTRPDEVLVTTLNHLTSERPLVVMFGTFVILTVVYWVMKQITIGLLLRVRYARQGRNVFKEALD